Proteins from one Brevibacillus humidisoli genomic window:
- a CDS encoding penicillin-binding protein 1A — protein sequence MEKNQSAAGKPTQRKRRRGMKKHPAILALQVLLLLGAMGALLAGGVLTGYVASLVKDEPVRSREEYEEKIFSNHLTGFAYYSDGSMIGQLRAEQDRRLAKLSEVSQHLIKAIIATEDRHFYDHPGIVLQSTLRGAYQDFTNQPVVTGGSTLTQQLIKITVLSREVSHERKVKEIFNALRLERMFSKDQILEAYLNEMYFGKSANGSNIYGVKAAAKGIFDKDVGDLALAEASYMAGMLQSPAAYIPFEEDGYRRGKERQKMVLDRMLENQFITQEEYEKAIETDLRPLLAKPSARAYTEHPHLMMELEERAAQALLDAELQKNGRDKESIGPNEYRQLLEDKRREILRNGYHIYTTIDKRINDIMESIASNPENFGKNATYTVRLSNGEKKEIKDALEEVGAMMIDNDTGAILGMMGGRDFRVEQTNHATVPRQPGSSMKPLAAYAPAFELGLLQPATPIDDSPLLLADGSKGSHLPANWDNKYRGMISAREALRMSWNVPAIKTYLKVTIPTALDYVKKMGITTLVESDYHAATGVIGGLAYGLTVEEITNAYATFANQGSFVDAYMIERIEDTQGNVVFEHESNPVAVYSEQTAYLMTDMMRTVVNSGTGTAVRRHIPRSVDVAGKTGTTNDSNDLWFVGYTPAVSLGVWIGYDVPHQLPGSASSRPMDIWGKVIKEVLALEPAILDKNDRFEKPEGIVSYTVDSKSGLLPSELSKEAGHLITDLFNRQFIPNKQDDLHQKARIVEYEGKRYLAKEGTPDDFVTEGIFFRSPEPLNVSEENIKKHNRRVATRPLDWEQRLPEEEDPRTEQNGPPDMPLDLSVSQADGKVTLSWKTTGEPDLLGYRVYRTGRDGLYTHIGTVKDPKVTTYTDETGGSGQYAYYVTSVDISGQESPASMIATTGADGWVPVGPLPGSDIPGMPLPGGNTPDGNGSDTSGLPDSDLDGIDLPDTPEPDANAKPPSPPTNVSTKSTSDGVTISWETSESGEYIIAYNIYYSSDRDGTFRLLDTTVSTSYLNTYRDRSGWYYITAVNSHGESAPSRKVSGSE from the coding sequence ATGGAGAAGAACCAATCGGCTGCCGGCAAACCGACCCAACGCAAAAGGCGCCGGGGCATGAAGAAGCATCCTGCAATCCTCGCCCTGCAGGTGTTGCTGCTCCTGGGCGCAATGGGGGCGCTTTTGGCCGGCGGTGTGCTGACCGGCTACGTCGCATCACTCGTAAAGGACGAGCCCGTTCGCAGCCGCGAGGAATATGAAGAAAAGATCTTTAGCAATCACCTCACAGGATTTGCTTACTATAGCGACGGATCAATGATTGGACAGCTTCGGGCTGAGCAAGATCGCCGCCTGGCCAAACTGTCCGAAGTTTCCCAGCATTTGATCAAAGCGATCATCGCGACAGAGGACAGGCACTTTTACGACCACCCCGGGATCGTGCTGCAATCTACACTGCGCGGCGCTTACCAAGATTTTACCAATCAACCTGTCGTCACTGGAGGAAGCACGCTGACGCAGCAGTTGATCAAAATCACGGTTCTTTCCAGAGAAGTAAGTCACGAGCGGAAGGTTAAGGAGATTTTTAACGCCCTCCGTCTGGAGCGAATGTTCTCAAAAGATCAGATTCTGGAAGCCTACCTAAATGAAATGTATTTCGGCAAAAGCGCCAACGGCTCTAATATATACGGCGTAAAGGCGGCGGCTAAAGGGATCTTCGACAAAGATGTGGGAGACTTGGCACTGGCAGAGGCCTCATATATGGCCGGCATGCTGCAAAGTCCCGCTGCCTACATCCCGTTTGAAGAGGACGGCTATCGCCGAGGCAAGGAACGGCAAAAGATGGTGCTTGACCGCATGCTAGAGAATCAGTTTATCACACAGGAGGAGTACGAAAAGGCAATCGAGACCGATTTGCGTCCTCTCCTGGCTAAACCGTCGGCACGGGCGTACACGGAGCATCCGCACCTGATGATGGAGTTAGAGGAACGGGCTGCCCAAGCGCTGCTTGACGCCGAGCTGCAAAAGAATGGACGCGACAAAGAGAGCATCGGTCCCAACGAATATCGTCAGCTGTTGGAAGACAAGCGGCGCGAAATCCTGCGCAACGGTTACCATATCTATACCACGATTGACAAACGAATAAACGATATTATGGAGTCTATTGCCAGCAATCCGGAAAACTTCGGCAAAAATGCCACCTATACAGTTCGTCTGAGCAACGGCGAGAAAAAGGAGATCAAGGATGCACTGGAAGAAGTCGGGGCGATGATGATTGACAACGATACCGGCGCGATTCTGGGCATGATGGGCGGTCGTGACTTCCGCGTGGAACAGACCAATCACGCCACCGTCCCGCGCCAACCTGGTTCGTCGATGAAGCCGCTCGCCGCGTACGCCCCCGCATTTGAACTGGGACTGCTACAGCCGGCCACGCCCATCGACGATTCGCCGCTGTTGCTCGCCGATGGTTCAAAGGGAAGCCATCTGCCTGCCAACTGGGACAACAAATACCGCGGGATGATCAGCGCCCGTGAAGCTCTGCGCATGTCGTGGAACGTTCCTGCGATTAAGACGTACCTAAAAGTGACGATTCCTACCGCTCTCGATTACGTGAAGAAGATGGGCATCACGACACTGGTAGAGAGCGACTATCATGCAGCAACCGGGGTCATCGGCGGCCTCGCCTACGGTTTGACGGTGGAGGAAATCACCAACGCGTATGCCACATTTGCCAATCAGGGATCGTTTGTCGATGCATACATGATTGAGCGAATCGAAGATACACAGGGTAATGTCGTCTTTGAACACGAGAGCAACCCGGTGGCCGTATACAGTGAGCAGACCGCGTACCTGATGACAGACATGATGCGAACCGTCGTCAACTCAGGCACCGGTACGGCTGTTCGCCGCCACATCCCGCGCAGCGTGGATGTCGCCGGCAAAACGGGAACGACCAACGATTCAAACGATCTCTGGTTCGTGGGGTACACACCGGCCGTTTCTCTCGGCGTCTGGATCGGTTATGACGTGCCCCATCAGCTGCCTGGTTCAGCCAGTTCCCGTCCGATGGATATCTGGGGGAAAGTGATAAAAGAGGTTCTCGCTCTGGAACCGGCTATCCTGGATAAAAACGACAGATTTGAAAAACCGGAAGGCATTGTCAGCTACACCGTTGACAGCAAGTCGGGACTCTTGCCCAGCGAGCTCTCCAAAGAAGCGGGCCACTTGATAACCGATCTGTTTAACCGTCAGTTTATCCCGAATAAACAGGACGACCTGCACCAGAAGGCTCGCATCGTAGAATACGAGGGCAAGCGTTATCTGGCCAAGGAAGGGACACCAGATGACTTTGTGACAGAAGGCATCTTCTTCCGCAGTCCAGAGCCTTTAAATGTCTCGGAAGAAAACATCAAAAAACACAATCGACGGGTGGCCACCCGCCCGCTAGACTGGGAACAGCGCCTGCCAGAAGAGGAAGATCCGCGTACGGAACAAAACGGTCCGCCGGATATGCCACTTGACTTGTCCGTCTCCCAGGCAGACGGGAAAGTAACGCTCAGCTGGAAAACCACTGGGGAACCTGACTTGCTGGGTTACCGTGTCTACCGGACCGGTCGCGATGGCTTGTACACTCACATCGGCACGGTGAAAGATCCAAAGGTAACCACCTATACCGATGAAACAGGCGGATCAGGCCAGTACGCCTACTACGTCACTTCGGTGGACATCTCCGGTCAGGAGTCACCCGCTTCGATGATCGCTACAACAGGAGCGGATGGATGGGTACCGGTTGGTCCACTGCCTGGCAGTGACATCCCGGGAATGCCTCTGCCGGGGGGCAACACCCCTGACGGCAATGGTTCCGACACATCCGGTCTGCCGGATTCCGATCTGGACGGCATCGATTTACCGGATACGCCAGAACCGGATGCAAACGCAAAACCACCTAGTCCGCCAACAAATGTGAGCACCAAAAGCACATCTGACGGTGTGACGATTTCTTGGGAAACAAGTGAGAGCGGCGAATACATCATTGCCTATAACATCTACTACAGTTCGGATCGTGACGGAACGTTCCGCCTGCTTGACACGACCGTATCCACTTCCTATCTCAACACGTACCGCGATCGCTCGGGATGGTACTATATCACAGCCGTAAATAGCCATGGCGAATCAGCTCCGTCCAGGAAAGTAAGCGGCAGCGAGTAA
- the rpsD gene encoding 30S ribosomal protein S4 has product MARYTGPRHKLARRLGISLDGTGKDIKRNYPPGQHGHARRKISEYGIQLQEKQKLRHMFGVNEKQFRRTFVQASKMAGVHGENFMKLLESRLDNVVYRMGFAPTRPAARQLVNHGHFMVNGKKVTIPSYRVQPGDVISVREKSRNLPIIKNALEARNFLPNYITFNDNAMEGTFTRLPEREEMPAEINEKLIVEFYSR; this is encoded by the coding sequence ATGGCACGTTACACAGGACCACGCCACAAGCTGGCACGTCGTCTGGGTATTTCCCTTGACGGAACAGGCAAAGACATCAAGCGCAACTATCCCCCAGGTCAACATGGCCACGCTCGCCGCAAAATAAGCGAGTATGGGATTCAGCTGCAGGAAAAGCAAAAACTGCGTCATATGTTTGGCGTAAACGAAAAGCAATTCCGCCGTACCTTTGTGCAAGCCTCCAAAATGGCAGGCGTACACGGCGAGAACTTCATGAAATTGTTGGAATCCCGTCTGGACAACGTGGTATACCGTATGGGCTTCGCACCTACTCGTCCGGCAGCCCGCCAATTGGTGAACCACGGTCACTTCATGGTGAACGGCAAAAAGGTAACTATTCCTTCCTACCGCGTCCAACCGGGTGATGTGATCAGCGTTCGCGAGAAATCTCGCAACCTGCCGATCATCAAGAACGCACTGGAAGCCCGCAACTTCCTGCCGAACTACATCACATTCAACGATAACGCCATGGAAGGCACCTTTACCCGCCTGCCTGAGCGCGAAGAAATGCCGGCAGAGATCAACGAAAAGCTGATCGTCGAGTTTTACAGCCGGTAA
- a CDS encoding GNAT family N-acetyltransferase yields MIHTKRYAHSELTVNGHHLIIEGPITPEALSSMRFDEGLTAFRVPQEQHRALVEIAGLPEGRIIVAREDNLVLAYVTFLHPDPMERWSEAKLEDLLELGAIEVSPKVRSGGVGKEMLQVAFSDDAMEDYIVISTEYYWHWDLRGTGLDVWQYRKVMEKVMGSAGLVWMATDDPEICSHPANCLMVRIGKRVPSESIAKFDAVRFRNRFLY; encoded by the coding sequence ATGATTCACACGAAACGCTATGCGCACAGTGAACTGACTGTAAACGGGCACCATCTGATCATTGAAGGACCGATCACCCCTGAGGCTCTCTCTTCGATGCGATTTGACGAAGGCCTTACGGCGTTTCGCGTTCCACAAGAGCAGCATCGCGCACTGGTCGAGATTGCCGGTCTGCCGGAGGGAAGAATCATCGTCGCTCGCGAGGATAACCTCGTACTGGCCTATGTTACGTTTCTTCATCCTGATCCCATGGAGCGCTGGTCGGAAGCAAAACTGGAAGATCTGCTTGAACTAGGAGCGATCGAAGTCAGCCCAAAAGTAAGGTCTGGCGGCGTAGGCAAGGAGATGCTGCAGGTCGCTTTTTCAGATGATGCGATGGAAGATTATATCGTGATCTCTACTGAATACTACTGGCACTGGGACTTAAGAGGAACAGGTCTTGATGTTTGGCAGTATCGTAAAGTAATGGAAAAAGTGATGGGCAGTGCCGGATTGGTCTGGATGGCAACGGATGACCCGGAGATCTGCTCCCATCCGGCCAACTGTCTCATGGTCCGGATCGGCAAGCGAGTACCATCTGAGAGCATCGCCAAGTTTGACGCGGTCCGTTTCCGGAACCGTTTTCTGTATTAG
- a CDS encoding methyl-accepting chemotaxis protein yields the protein MDFDYGMVQNQLNQTLWHQVMIGLIVGVLFTLLIGWWIGRTLKPIRDLSALTMQAAEGDLTVSAPVKSKDELGQLAHHFNTMIANVKGLITQISGVSNQVSDASTLLNTSIEETTLTTEQITSSIKQVATGADSQRQSSKESARAMEEMAAGIQRIAESATSVAETAQQVEKVSKQGNETVQTTEKQMDAIRETVSEAAHIVEKLGERSQEIGNILEVIVDISNQTNLLALNAAIEAARAGEHGRGFAVVADEVRKLAEQSRESSDQISLLIERIQEDMKNAIDSMQKGQTEVKIGSEVVRETGLAFQQIYQSIEVVSSQIQEVSASVEELSAGAEEVTASIEQLSTLAEEGSTYSASVAATADLQLATIQQLQSSSNHVKKLADDLKTEVRKFTI from the coding sequence GTGGACTTCGACTACGGCATGGTGCAGAACCAGCTGAACCAAACATTGTGGCATCAGGTTATGATCGGTCTGATCGTGGGTGTGCTCTTTACCTTGCTGATCGGGTGGTGGATTGGCCGAACACTGAAACCGATCAGGGATCTCTCGGCTTTAACCATGCAGGCGGCTGAAGGGGATCTGACCGTCTCTGCACCAGTGAAAAGCAAGGATGAACTGGGGCAGTTGGCCCATCACTTCAATACGATGATCGCCAATGTCAAGGGACTGATCACGCAGATTTCCGGTGTGTCCAATCAAGTCTCCGATGCAAGCACCCTGCTGAATACGAGCATTGAGGAGACAACTCTGACCACGGAACAGATCACATCCTCCATCAAACAGGTGGCCACCGGGGCTGACAGCCAACGGCAGAGTTCAAAAGAGAGTGCCAGAGCAATGGAAGAGATGGCCGCCGGCATACAGCGGATCGCCGAGTCGGCTACTTCTGTAGCAGAAACGGCGCAACAAGTGGAAAAGGTGAGCAAACAGGGGAACGAAACGGTCCAAACGACAGAAAAGCAGATGGATGCCATCCGGGAAACGGTTTCGGAAGCCGCACACATCGTAGAGAAACTTGGCGAGCGTTCTCAAGAGATTGGCAACATCCTGGAGGTAATCGTCGACATCTCCAATCAGACCAATCTGTTGGCTCTAAACGCAGCAATCGAAGCCGCACGGGCTGGCGAGCACGGACGGGGTTTTGCCGTCGTTGCAGATGAAGTTCGCAAACTGGCGGAGCAATCGCGGGAATCTTCTGATCAAATCTCACTGCTGATTGAGCGGATCCAGGAAGATATGAAAAACGCTATCGACAGCATGCAAAAAGGGCAAACGGAGGTCAAAATCGGGTCAGAAGTTGTCCGCGAGACAGGCCTAGCATTCCAACAGATTTACCAGTCCATTGAAGTGGTCTCATCGCAGATTCAAGAGGTTTCTGCTTCAGTAGAAGAACTGTCTGCGGGAGCAGAAGAGGTGACAGCCTCGATCGAACAATTGTCTACGCTGGCCGAGGAAGGTTCCACTTACAGCGCATCCGTGGCAGCCACAGCGGATCTACAGCTTGCCACCATTCAACAACTGCAAAGCTCCTCTAATCATGTAAAGAAACTGGCCGATGATCTGAAAACAGAAGTGAGGAAATTCACCATATAG
- the tyrS gene encoding tyrosine--tRNA ligase, translated as METIDTGEQLQKQYKLNEEQQREVERQLAVIRRGVVEIVPEDELRHKLERFVATGQPLKIKLGLDPSAPDIHVGHTVVLQKLRQFQELGHTIQLLIGDFTGRIGDPTGKSETRKQLTEEQVGENAKSYIEQFGKVLDTAKVEVYYNSSWLAPLTFADVVQLAAKTTVARMLERDDFEKRYASGLPISIHEFFYPLMQGYDSVALACDVELGGTDQKFNLLMGRHLQKEYDHEQQVIITMPLLEGLDGVQKMSKSLGNYIGVNEAPSEIYGKTMSVPDELMLKYYELVTDLPLDELERLKSGLAEGSIHPRDAKMRLAKTLVRLYHGEQEAEAAEHHFKTVFQQRALPTDIPEVTLQADSYLDGEAGIVNLLFELKLVGSKGEARRMVQQGAVKVNQEKVDDVEQVIRLQDGLIVQVGKRKFAKLKLS; from the coding sequence ATGGAGACAATCGATACAGGAGAACAACTGCAGAAGCAGTACAAACTGAACGAAGAACAGCAGAGGGAAGTGGAGCGGCAATTGGCCGTTATCCGGCGCGGTGTGGTAGAGATCGTACCGGAGGATGAATTGCGACATAAACTGGAACGGTTTGTGGCTACGGGTCAACCGCTAAAGATTAAGCTAGGCCTGGATCCCTCTGCACCGGACATTCACGTTGGACATACCGTGGTGCTGCAAAAACTGCGGCAGTTCCAGGAATTGGGCCATACGATCCAACTGTTGATTGGTGACTTTACCGGAAGGATCGGTGACCCGACCGGCAAATCGGAGACGCGCAAGCAGCTGACCGAGGAGCAAGTGGGGGAAAATGCAAAAAGCTATATCGAACAGTTCGGCAAAGTGCTTGATACCGCTAAGGTTGAAGTGTACTACAACTCTAGCTGGCTGGCACCGCTTACCTTCGCCGATGTGGTCCAGTTGGCAGCGAAAACTACCGTTGCTCGGATGTTGGAGCGGGATGACTTTGAGAAACGTTACGCTAGCGGACTGCCGATCTCGATCCATGAGTTTTTCTATCCATTGATGCAGGGATATGATTCTGTCGCGCTTGCCTGCGATGTGGAGCTGGGGGGGACAGATCAGAAATTTAACCTGCTGATGGGACGTCACCTGCAGAAAGAGTACGATCACGAGCAGCAAGTGATTATCACTATGCCGCTGCTTGAAGGATTGGACGGGGTACAGAAGATGTCGAAAAGCCTCGGCAACTACATTGGGGTGAACGAGGCGCCCAGTGAGATTTACGGCAAAACGATGTCCGTGCCAGATGAGCTCATGCTGAAGTACTATGAGTTGGTTACGGACTTGCCGTTGGACGAACTAGAGCGACTGAAGAGCGGATTGGCTGAGGGTTCCATCCATCCGCGTGATGCCAAGATGAGGCTGGCCAAAACACTGGTTCGCCTCTATCATGGCGAACAGGAAGCAGAGGCAGCGGAACATCATTTCAAGACTGTTTTTCAGCAGCGTGCCCTGCCTACAGATATTCCGGAAGTGACGCTTCAGGCAGACAGCTACCTGGACGGAGAAGCCGGCATCGTCAACTTGCTGTTTGAACTAAAGCTGGTCGGGAGCAAAGGAGAAGCTCGCCGGATGGTTCAGCAGGGAGCGGTCAAGGTAAATCAGGAAAAGGTAGATGATGTCGAGCAGGTGATTCGCCTGCAGGACGGGCTGATCGTACAGGTAGGCAAGAGGAAGTTCGCCAAACTGAAACTGTCGTAA